GCCGTTATCTGTATGGGAACCTGTTCCTCATATGGTGGCGTCCAGGCGGCAAAACCTAATCCAGGCGGATACAAAGGTGTTGGAGATGCTCTTGGCATTAAAACATTGAACATTCCAGGATGCCCTCCAAATCCGATTAATCTTGTCGGCACAGTGGTTAATTATCTCCTCCTTGGCAAACTTCCGGCTCTTGACGATCTGGGCAGGCCGCTCTTTGCTTATGGTAAAACCATCCACGATCAGTGCCCGAGAAGATCACATTTTGAAAACGGCGAATTTGTTACCGAGTTTGGTTCAGAAGAGGCGGCCATGGGCTATTGCCTTTACAAAGTGGGCTGCAAGGGGCCGGAAACCTTTAACAATTGTCCAACTGCAAAATTCAATGACGGCACGAGCTGGCCTGTTGAAGCAGGGCATCCCTGCATTGGATGCAGTGAACCTGATTTCTGGGACAAGATGAGCCCGTTTTATGAGGAAATGTAGTCAGAAAAACAAATAATAATCCTTTTTAAGAAAAAAAGGGAGGAGATAATATGGGTAAAAGAATAACAATAGATCCAATTACCAGGATAGAAGGCCATCTTCGTATTGAAGTAGAGGTGGCGGGAGGCAAAGTTGTAAACACCTGGAGTTCAGGTCAGATGTTCAGGGGAATCGAGATGATTCTCAAAGGGCGAGATCCACGGGACGCTCAACATTTTGTCCAGCGCTCATGCGGAGTCTGCACTTATACGCATGCTCTTTCTTCAGTAAGAGCGGTTGAAGATGCGGTGGGCGTCAAAATACCTGAAAATGCGCGTATAATCAGAAACCTTCTTCACGGAGCACAGTTCCAGCATGACCACATTGTTCATTTTTATCATCTCCATGCTCTGGATTGGGTAGATGTTGTAAGCGCAGTTACAAAAGCCGATCCGGCCAAAACAGCCGCGCTTGCCGATAATGTGAGCAACGCTCCGTTTGGCGGCACGGTTTATTATAAAAATATCCAGCAGCGGCTTAAAACCTTTGTTGATAGCGGTCAACTCGGTCCACTGAATAATGCTTACTGGGGACATCCGGCATATAAAATGCCGCCTGAGGCGAATTTGATGGCTACAGCGCACTATTTTGAAGCGCTTCGTGTCCAGGCCAGAGCAGCCAGAATGCATGCTATATTCGGCGGAAAGAATCCGCATTTACAGTCGCTTGTTGTCGGAGGCGTAACGTGTGTAAAGGACTTAACTCCTGATCGTATAGCTGAATTTCTGTATATTGCAAAAGAGACCCAGAAGTTTATCAAGGATGTCTATATTCCTGATCTGCTGGCTGTTGCCTCATTTTACAAGGAGTGGGGAGCAATCGGCGGAACCACAAATTTTCTGGCATGGGGAGACCTTCCTGAAAGCGATGAGGAACCTGAAAGCCTGTTGATGCCGAGGGGCGTGATCATGAAACGGGATCTTGCCGGTGTAAAAATGGCAATGCAGGAAAAGGTTACAGAACATGTTGCCCGTGCATGGTATGAGAAAGGCAGCCCAAAACATCCTTATAAAGGCGAAACAAAACCGCTCAAGGAAGATCCCAAATATAAACCGGATAGCGGTAAATATTCATGGTTAAAAGCGCCTCGCTATGATGGCGAGCCATGCGAGGTAGGTCCTCTGGCAAGGGTGCTCGTTGCTTATGCAAAAGGACATAAAGATATAAAAGCCGTGGTTGACAGCACATTGAAGAAACTCGATATTCCGGTAACAGCGCTCTTCTCAACCCTTGGAAGAACGGCGGCAAGAGGACTTGAGACAATAGTTATCGGCGATGCCATGCCTGGATGGGTTATGAAGCTGGTCGAAAATATTAAAAATGGCGATACTAAGACATATCAGCCATGGGAAATGCCGGACAAGGCTATGGGCGTAGGATTAAATGATGTTTCCAGAGGGTCTTTAGGGCACTGGATTGAGATCAAAAACAAGAAGATCGAAAACTACCAGTACGTGGTGCCTTCGACCTGGAATCTTGGACCAAGGTGCGAAAAAGGCAAGTTAGGACCGGTTGAAGAGGCTCTTATCGGTACGCCGGTTGCGGATCCACAGCGTCCGATTGAAGTCTTGCGAACCATTCATTCCTTTGATCCCTGCATAGCCTGTGGAGTTCATATAATTGATCCTGAGTCCAACCAGGTATACAAGATTAAGGTACTATAAGCTAACAACTTAACTATTTCCCTCCCAGGGCCTTGCTTGAATGCGAGGCTTTGGGAGGTTAACTCTTCATCCCTGCCTTTTATTGAGATCTCGCCTTTGATTACTTGTTGCCTGAAAAAACCGATTTTGCTATAATTACAGAAAAGCTGTTCCTTAACTTGACAGGATAAATAACTTATGGGAAAGATAACAAAAAAGAACTCACAGCATATTATGATCTTAGGCGTGGGCTGCATTCTTTTTACTGATGAAGGATTCGGCGTGCGTGTTATCGAAAGGCTTCAAGAGCGTTACGAATTCCCGGATAATGTTTCGGTTGTTGATGGAGGCGTTCTTGGGCTAAATCTTCTGGGAGTAATCTCCGAGGCTGATCATCTTATTGTTGTCGATGCTATTCGGAATAAAGGGCTTCCCGGTTCTTTGTATCGTCTGGAAGGAAATGCAATTACGGAGCGCATTCGGGCAAAGAATTCGCTTCACCAGGTGGATTTTTTAGAAGCCTTAACCATGTGTCAGGCGCTTGATAAGGTTCCGAAAACTGTAATACTTGGTGTAGAGCCGGAGGATATCGACACTCTTAGTATTGAATTGACTCCAGCAGTCCAGACAAAAGTTGATCAAATGATAGAAATGATTCTTGCAGAGCTTGATCCTTTGGGGGTATCGTATCAAAAAAGGAGCAATGTATATGTGCCTTGCAATCCCATCTAAAATCATAAAAATTGAAAATAATATAGGAACGATAGATGTTGATGGCGTTCAAAGAAAGGTCAGCCTCCTTCTCCTTGAGGATGCAAAGGTTGGAGATTACGTTATCGTTCATGCCGGCTTTGCTTTGCATAAAATTGATGAAACTGTTGCTATGGAAACTTTACAACTGCTCAAAGAAGCAGCCGCTCTAATGGATGCAGAGTAGGCTAAATCCAACATAAAAGCTGCTGTCGGGATCTTATATGGATCATCGTAAGCCACCGCCAAACCGGTTTTCAAAATATTTTTCTTTTAATGAGATGCTGAAAAGGGTGCTTAACCGGCCATTGACGATTATCCTGGTTATTTTGGCTGTCACTCTCTTTTTTGCATTGCATATCCCCCGGCTGTCTTTTCGTACTTCTGTCTATGACCTGGTAATTAAAGATATTCCTGAAACATCCCGGTATGAGGCATTCAAAAAGATATTCGGTTCCGACGAAATTATCCAGGTCGTGGTCAAAAGCAAGAACGTGTTTGATCCTTCCACCTTTCGCAAGATTGAATATCTTGCGGAGGCTGCTTCCGGAATCAAAGGGGTGAGAAGGGTAATCAGTCTTCCCGGCATCAAGAATGACATAGATATTACCCGAAGGTGGAGTCCGGAAAAATTCGCAGATCTGATAGCTCCGGTAGACCTGTTTCAAAAAAACCTTATTTCAGCGGATCGTAGGACAACCGTTCTGACCCTGGTTTTGAAAAAGGAAGCCCGAAACGAAATTGTTATCAAGGACGTAGAGAAGATAATCGCAGGCGCGCCCAGGGACCTTTCCGTTTACCAGATCGGCATGCCGCTGGTTTCCATGGCTCTTGCCGAGTTCACTGAAAAGGACTTTTTCCGGCTCACTCCAATTACCTTACTGCTCATCACCATAATTCTTTTCTTTGTGCTCCGGAATGTTCGGGGCGTTCTTCTTCCTATCACATGTGTGATGCTCGCGCTTGTATGGACATTTGGCTTCATGGCCTTGATCCATATCCCTTTGTCCATGCTGACCATGATCGTTCCGGTATTTCTTATCGCCATTGGGGCGGCTTATTGTCTTTATATCGTTTCCGAGTATTTAGTCTGCGCACAGCATGCCGATTCCCAGACAGATGCGGTGTTTTCAACCTTTTACAACATAACATTTCCAACCATTATGGCCATCTTTACTACGGCTATTGGAATAGGCTCTCTTTTTGTCAACAGAATCACCGCCATCCGCGAGTTTGCCATCTTTTCCTGCTTTGGCATGTTCAGTCTCATGGTTATTCTCCTTACCTTCTTCCCGGCGGCGCTGGCTCTCATCCCTTTGCCAGGGAAGAGGAAGACGGACCTCAATAGAACCGATCGTTTCTTTGATCGTTTTATTGACAGAATTATAAGCCTTAACCTTAATCATCAGAAAATCACCCTGCCTCTTATCGCAGTTCTGGTTGTTTTTTGTATTGTCGGCATCTTTCGTATACGGGTTGAGACAAATCCAATGGAATATTTTAAGAAAGATATCCCTGTAAGCCGCCACTTTCATGACATCTACCAGGATATGTCCGGAAGCTTTCCGATTAATTTAGTTATGGAAAGCAAAAATGAAGATTATTTCGAAGACCCCTTAAGCCTTATTGAAATTGCAAACGTCCAGAAATTTCTTGAAACACTTCCAGGAGTAGACAAAACCGTATCATTTGCCGACTACATAAAGCTGGTCAACTATGCCCTCAACCAATTCGACCCCAAGTACTACACCATCCCTGAAGAGGCTTTTGAGGTAAGCATGTTGATCAATAACTATAAAATCATGTTAGGAGAGGACATGCTTTCACACTTCATGGATGCAGACCTTTCAAAGACAAATATTCTTCTGTTGACCCATATTTCGAGTTCCCGGGATTTTCTTCGCACACGGGAGAGGATTCTTGCACACGTCCAACAAAATTTTTCAGGGGATCTTGCGTGGGATGTAACCGGCCTTGGTGTTGTTGTTTCCGCAAGCAACCAGCTTTTGACCATGGGGCAGATCAAGAGTCTTTCTCTCACAATTATTCTTGTCTTCGGAATCATGTTTGTTCTCTTTCTGTCGATTAAAGTGGGGCTTATTGCTATTGCTGCAAATCTTTTTCCGATTATTGTCTGTTTCGGGATAATGGGCTGGTTCGGAATCGATCTTTCCATGGCAACCAGCCTTATAGCCAGTATTGCCATAGGATTAGCGGTGGACGACACGATTCACTATCTTGTTCGTTACAACCGAGAGTTTAAAAAGGATTTGGATAAAAAACGAGCGCTCAAAGAAACACTAAAACAGATGGGGCGGCCGATTATTTTCACCACACTTGCCATTAGCGTGGGTTTTTCCATCCTCGCTTATTCAAGCTTCAAGCCCACCTCGATTTTTGGCGTCATGATGATGATCACCATGATTTCGGCCCTGGTTGGAGATATGATCCTTCTCCCTTCTTTAATGCTGCACGTAAACCTGGTGACTTTGTGGGATCTGGTACGATTGAAACTCGGAAAGGATCCCCATCATGGAATTTCGCTTTTCAAAGGTATGTCTCCTACACAGGTTCATTATGTATTTATGGCCGGAGCTATTAAAAAGATCGACTCCGGAGAGGTGCTGTTTTATAAAGGAGATTCCAGCGATTCCATGTATGCGGTCATTTCCGGCGCAATGAATGAGATTATTCCTTTAATTAATGAACATCAAGAACGCAAACTTAGCATGCAGAAAGTGGTCAACCGCATAAGAGTCGGTGATGTAGTAGGTGAAAAGGGATTTCTCCGCTCTATCCGGCGATCGAGCACGGTGATTGCAACCGAACCGGTGGAGCTTTTGCAGATCAATTGGAAGATGATCCACAGGCTGCAATGGTTATATCCACCCACCGCCAATAAATTTTTCTTAAATTTTTTGGCTATCCTTTGCGACCGATTGGAAAGAGCAAATTACTCCCTTTTAGAGGAAACTCTTCTGGACGACCTGACAGGCTTCTATCACAAAAATGGATTTCTGGCAATACTGGAGATGGAAACCCAACGAGTACGACGATACGGTGGCGACCTCTCACTTTATCTCATGAGGGTCGAATTTGATATGACGAACTACGATTCGGTCTACAATGCCAAAAGGCAGGTCTTTTATTTCATTGGTAAAATCCTCTCCGGCCAAGTACGAAATGGCGATACACTGGGCCGGCTTGATTCCCGGACATTTGTCATGCTTATGCCTCAAATCCCAATTCAAAAGGCCCGGGCAGTCTCTAATCGCTTGCAGGATCTATTAAAGAAGAGGCTTTTTGAGACAAATGAAGTCCGCCTGAAGATCACCCTTAGCCTGGTCGGACTTGTGTGTGAAACTGATAAAACAGGGTTGGATCTGCTTGCCAGGGCTACGGAGACGCTTAACAGCTCCATGGAATTATAAGCAGGAAATGCCTTATATTCTTTTGCGCAGCAGGTTCTATGGACTATAAGAATGTCATGACATACAATTATATTGCTAACAGACTTAATATTAACGGAATAGTACAGGGCGTTGGTTTTCGGCCATTTGTTTATCAACTGGCAAGCCAATATGAAATAAAAGGTAATGTCGCAAACACCTCATCCGGTGTGGTTATACATATAGAAGGCACTAAAGATAATATTGAATCATTTTGCCGCGATCTTACTGAAAAAAGCCCGCCTCTATCCCATATCACAGATACTTTGATTCATCCTGAACCTGTTAAAGGTTTCAAGGAATTTTCCATTGCGAAGAGCATCGGCCGGTCAGCCTGCTCAACCCTTATTTCGCCTGATGTGTCTATTTGCGACGACTGCCTCACAGAGCTGTTCGACCCGGAGGATCGTCGTTTCCACTATCCATTCATAAACTGTACAAACTGCGGTCCCAGATATACCATTATTTCAGATATTCCCTATGACCGTCCAAAAACATCGATGAAACATTTTAAAATGTGCAAAATGTGTGAGGCTGAATATGATGATCCAGGCAACAGAAGATTTCACGCACAGCCAAATGCCTGTGAAAAGTGCGGACCTCATGTCGATCTTTTTGATAATAAAAGAAAAAAAATAATTTCTCAAAATCCGATTGAGAAAGCCGCACAGCTTTTAAAGCAGGGTTATGTTGTTGCGATAAAAGGCCTGGGAGGATTCCATCTTGCAGTTGATGCCGCAAACAATGATGCTGTCGGCACGCTCAGAAGCAGAAAACATCGCGAGGAAAAGCCGCTTGCAATAATGTCATGCGATATTGAACATATCCGCGAATATGCACATGTGCAAGCTAAGGAGAAGGCTCTTCTTAAATCGTCACATCGCCCTATTGTCATCCTTAAAAAAAAGAGGCCCAATCCTCTATCAACAAAAAACGTTTCACCGGCAAAAAATGTTTCACCGGGAAACAGATATTTTGGAGTGATGCTTCCTTATACACCTCTTCATTACCTTTTATTAAGCCACGATTTTACTGCTCTGGTTATGACCAGCGGGAATATGAGCGAAGAGCCGATTTGTATTGATAATGAAGATGCTTTTAAGCGGCTTTTAGAAATCGCGGATTATTTCCTCGTACATAATAGAGACATATACCTGAGAAGCGATGATTCAATAGTAAAACATACGGCCGGCCAGACCAGGTTTATGCGTCGATCAAGGGGATATATTCCTGTTCCTGTTTTTTTGAAGAAAAAGGTTGGCCAGATACTTGCCTGCGGTGGGGGGTTAAAAAGTACTGTTTGCCTTACAAAAGGGGATAATGCCTTTATAAGCCAGCATATCGGGGATCTTGAGAATCAGGCAACATATGAGTTTTTTCAATTAACCATTAATCACATGAAACAGATACTTGATATTAATCCCAAGATTATTGCCCATGATCTTCATCCTGATTATTTGAGCACAATATACGCGCTTGAACAGGAGGATGTTGAAAAGGTTCCTGTTCAACATCACCACGCACATATAGTCAGCTGCATGGCGGAAAACCGGCTGGATGGTCCGGTAATAGGGCTTTCCTTTGACGGCACAGGTTATGGAACCGACGGCAATATATGGGGGGGGGAGATACTCGTTGTCGAAGATAATGAATTCAGAAGGGCGGCGCACCTGTCATACGTTCCAATGCCCGGAGGCGGGGCAGCGATAAAAGAGCCGTGGCGTATGGCCGTAAGTTATCTTTACGATGCTTTTGGAAAAGATTTTGCCTGTCATAATCTTCCTTTGTTTGGGCAACTTGATGACAGCAAGGTAAAATTTATTGTTGAGATGATTTCAAAAAGGATAAATTCTCCCATTACTTCAAGCCTTGGGCGTTTTTTTGACGGAGTAGCAGCAATTGTCGGCATCAGAAATACTGTTTTTTTTGAAGGCCAGGCTGCTATGGAACTTGAAATGCTGGCTGATAAAAAGGCAAAAGGGATCTATAGCTTTGAATGGGCATCAGGGGAGATTCACAGGATTTTCCTTCAGCCCATAATATCCGGAATAGTTAATGACATGGAAAGGGGAATAAGTCCCTCAACAATAAGCGGCAAATTTCATAATACCATTATTGCCTTGTTTTCAGAACTGTGTGAAGTTATAAGAAAGGAAAACGGTTTGAATCGTGTTGCGTTAAGTGGCGGGGTATTTCAGAACTCGATACTTTTATCAGGTTTAATAAAAGGGCTTAAGCAAAGAGGTTTTCAGGTTATAACACACAGCCTTGTCCCGGCTAATGACGGGGGGATTTCTCTCGGCCAGGCAATGATTGCGGCAGCGGCCTGTAAAGGATAAAATAAGTTTAAGATGAGTTAAGGAAACTCAGAGGCACTTACAGCGATATTTTTTACCACCAAGAACACGAAGGACGCGAAGATAAAGAAAAATTCTTCATGTTTTTCGTGGCAATTAATAAGGTAACTTATCGAAAAGATAACAAATTAAATTGACTTGTATATTCGCTTAATTGTATTCATGGGAGTCGGGCCATGAGAACCTATTGATATTGTGGACAAATCATTTAAATGTAGCGTCATATAAGGCCTTAATAAGGGTGTTTTTGTGATGTAAAACACCTTTTTAAGGGGAAAAGCATATAAGAGGATGGCAAGAGCAAAAAGACATTACCTTTAGTAAAAAAACCGGCGTTGCTTCGCTCCGATTGGGTGGCCGATTTGAGCGGTATATGCATTATTGTTCGCCTGAGAAGTGTGAATGTATTGAGATGAAAGAAAGCGGCTTAATTAACTGTTAACATTTTTAGGCCTCATCCCAAAAAAGGAGGCGGTATTGAAAAAAGAAGATTCTACAACTTTAAAATCATGGATTGAGTTAAACAAGCTCGTAAAAGAAAAAAAGAATTTGGAGGAATTACTCTACGACAGGGTTACAGGTCTTCCAACTATTCCTCTCCTTTTAAAGGATATTGAAAAAATACTGCAAAGCAACAACAAAGTGGGCCTGCTCTGCATAGATGTGGTGAAGTACAGCAGAATTGAGGAGATTTATGGCTTTAAAATTTTCGACAAGGTAATGGCAATGGTAGCTGATATCCTTAATTCACTAATCGGAGGAGCGCTTAGAGGCGCTGATGTTATATCACAGCTTATGATAAGCGGCAACACTTTTGCCATCCTCCTTTCGCCGCCTCGCAAGCAATCCGAACTTAGAGAAGAAGACCTCCTAAAGATTAAAAAGAGGATAAATTCTAAAATTACCGATGCCATTCGCGACTCCCTTGATTATGCATTGTTTAAAAAATTTGGTTGCTACGTTGGAAGTGCGATCCTGAATTACGATAAAGAAATCCGCTTCGAGCGTCAAATTTACACAGTCCTGGAGGAGGCCCTTCAAGATTCGGCATCTGAAAAAGACAAAGATGCTAAAAAAAGGCTTGACGCACTTAAAAAGGTAATCAAAGAGGAAGAAGTCCATACCCTTTTTCACCCCATAGTAAGGCTTCCGGACTATAAGATCATTGGATATGAAGCCTTAAGCAGGGGAACGGGCCAAGGGGAATTTGAAAGGCCCGATAAACTGTTCAAGATGGCCTATAAAAGCGACCTGATCATCGAACTTGACCGACTCTGTAGAAAAAAAGCCTTAGCTGCAGCGTGTGATATTGCTCCGGGACGCATGCTTTTTTTGAATGTTGAGCCGAGCTCGGTAAATGATCCGGACTTAAGACAAATAGCAGCCTCTACCCTCTTGCTTGATTCAAAGTTAACCCCGGATCAAATCGTTCTGGAAATTACAGAACGATCGGCCATAATCGATTTTTCAGCCTTTAGAAGTGTCCTTGAATACTTTAGAGCTTTAGGTTTTAAAATAGCGATCGATGATGCAGGGGCGGGTTATGCGACTCTGCAATCCATAATTGAGTTAAAACCGGATTTCTTGAAAATTGATATGTCCCTTATTCGCGGCATAGACACGGACAATGTAAAACAGCAACTGGTAAAGGCCTTAAACAGATTTGGCCATGAAACAGGCGTAGGTGTGATAGCTGAGGGAATTGAAACCAAAGCTGAGTT
The window above is part of the Anaerolineae bacterium genome. Proteins encoded here:
- a CDS encoding hydrogenase small subunit; the protein is MKKETSEFYKRLEKKGVSRRDFMKYCTFLTATMGLSSSFVPKVAEVFADPAQRPPVIWLHFGECTGCSEGFLRSTYPYPDDLVLEILSVEYHETIMAAAGHQAEQNLRAAVKKYNGKFICVVEGAIATKYNGAYGKIGGRTFLEIAKDVCPKAAAVICMGTCSSYGGVQAAKPNPGGYKGVGDALGIKTLNIPGCPPNPINLVGTVVNYLLLGKLPALDDLGRPLFAYGKTIHDQCPRRSHFENGEFVTEFGSEEAAMGYCLYKVGCKGPETFNNCPTAKFNDGTSWPVEAGHPCIGCSEPDFWDKMSPFYEEM
- a CDS encoding nickel-dependent hydrogenase large subunit, producing the protein MGKRITIDPITRIEGHLRIEVEVAGGKVVNTWSSGQMFRGIEMILKGRDPRDAQHFVQRSCGVCTYTHALSSVRAVEDAVGVKIPENARIIRNLLHGAQFQHDHIVHFYHLHALDWVDVVSAVTKADPAKTAALADNVSNAPFGGTVYYKNIQQRLKTFVDSGQLGPLNNAYWGHPAYKMPPEANLMATAHYFEALRVQARAARMHAIFGGKNPHLQSLVVGGVTCVKDLTPDRIAEFLYIAKETQKFIKDVYIPDLLAVASFYKEWGAIGGTTNFLAWGDLPESDEEPESLLMPRGVIMKRDLAGVKMAMQEKVTEHVARAWYEKGSPKHPYKGETKPLKEDPKYKPDSGKYSWLKAPRYDGEPCEVGPLARVLVAYAKGHKDIKAVVDSTLKKLDIPVTALFSTLGRTAARGLETIVIGDAMPGWVMKLVENIKNGDTKTYQPWEMPDKAMGVGLNDVSRGSLGHWIEIKNKKIENYQYVVPSTWNLGPRCEKGKLGPVEEALIGTPVADPQRPIEVLRTIHSFDPCIACGVHIIDPESNQVYKIKVL
- a CDS encoding HyaD/HybD family hydrogenase maturation endopeptidase yields the protein MGKITKKNSQHIMILGVGCILFTDEGFGVRVIERLQERYEFPDNVSVVDGGVLGLNLLGVISEADHLIVVDAIRNKGLPGSLYRLEGNAITERIRAKNSLHQVDFLEALTMCQALDKVPKTVILGVEPEDIDTLSIELTPAVQTKVDQMIEMILAELDPLGVSYQKRSNVYVPCNPI
- a CDS encoding HypC/HybG/HupF family hydrogenase formation chaperone, encoding MCLAIPSKIIKIENNIGTIDVDGVQRKVSLLLLEDAKVGDYVIVHAGFALHKIDETVAMETLQLLKEAAALMDAE
- a CDS encoding MMPL family transporter, which translates into the protein MDHRKPPPNRFSKYFSFNEMLKRVLNRPLTIILVILAVTLFFALHIPRLSFRTSVYDLVIKDIPETSRYEAFKKIFGSDEIIQVVVKSKNVFDPSTFRKIEYLAEAASGIKGVRRVISLPGIKNDIDITRRWSPEKFADLIAPVDLFQKNLISADRRTTVLTLVLKKEARNEIVIKDVEKIIAGAPRDLSVYQIGMPLVSMALAEFTEKDFFRLTPITLLLITIILFFVLRNVRGVLLPITCVMLALVWTFGFMALIHIPLSMLTMIVPVFLIAIGAAYCLYIVSEYLVCAQHADSQTDAVFSTFYNITFPTIMAIFTTAIGIGSLFVNRITAIREFAIFSCFGMFSLMVILLTFFPAALALIPLPGKRKTDLNRTDRFFDRFIDRIISLNLNHQKITLPLIAVLVVFCIVGIFRIRVETNPMEYFKKDIPVSRHFHDIYQDMSGSFPINLVMESKNEDYFEDPLSLIEIANVQKFLETLPGVDKTVSFADYIKLVNYALNQFDPKYYTIPEEAFEVSMLINNYKIMLGEDMLSHFMDADLSKTNILLLTHISSSRDFLRTRERILAHVQQNFSGDLAWDVTGLGVVVSASNQLLTMGQIKSLSLTIILVFGIMFVLFLSIKVGLIAIAANLFPIIVCFGIMGWFGIDLSMATSLIASIAIGLAVDDTIHYLVRYNREFKKDLDKKRALKETLKQMGRPIIFTTLAISVGFSILAYSSFKPTSIFGVMMMITMISALVGDMILLPSLMLHVNLVTLWDLVRLKLGKDPHHGISLFKGMSPTQVHYVFMAGAIKKIDSGEVLFYKGDSSDSMYAVISGAMNEIIPLINEHQERKLSMQKVVNRIRVGDVVGEKGFLRSIRRSSTVIATEPVELLQINWKMIHRLQWLYPPTANKFFLNFLAILCDRLERANYSLLEETLLDDLTGFYHKNGFLAILEMETQRVRRYGGDLSLYLMRVEFDMTNYDSVYNAKRQVFYFIGKILSGQVRNGDTLGRLDSRTFVMLMPQIPIQKARAVSNRLQDLLKKRLFETNEVRLKITLSLVGLVCETDKTGLDLLARATETLNSSMEL
- the hypF gene encoding carbamoyltransferase HypF produces the protein MDYKNVMTYNYIANRLNINGIVQGVGFRPFVYQLASQYEIKGNVANTSSGVVIHIEGTKDNIESFCRDLTEKSPPLSHITDTLIHPEPVKGFKEFSIAKSIGRSACSTLISPDVSICDDCLTELFDPEDRRFHYPFINCTNCGPRYTIISDIPYDRPKTSMKHFKMCKMCEAEYDDPGNRRFHAQPNACEKCGPHVDLFDNKRKKIISQNPIEKAAQLLKQGYVVAIKGLGGFHLAVDAANNDAVGTLRSRKHREEKPLAIMSCDIEHIREYAHVQAKEKALLKSSHRPIVILKKKRPNPLSTKNVSPAKNVSPGNRYFGVMLPYTPLHYLLLSHDFTALVMTSGNMSEEPICIDNEDAFKRLLEIADYFLVHNRDIYLRSDDSIVKHTAGQTRFMRRSRGYIPVPVFLKKKVGQILACGGGLKSTVCLTKGDNAFISQHIGDLENQATYEFFQLTINHMKQILDINPKIIAHDLHPDYLSTIYALEQEDVEKVPVQHHHAHIVSCMAENRLDGPVIGLSFDGTGYGTDGNIWGGEILVVEDNEFRRAAHLSYVPMPGGGAAIKEPWRMAVSYLYDAFGKDFACHNLPLFGQLDDSKVKFIVEMISKRINSPITSSLGRFFDGVAAIVGIRNTVFFEGQAAMELEMLADKKAKGIYSFEWASGEIHRIFLQPIISGIVNDMERGISPSTISGKFHNTIIALFSELCEVIRKENGLNRVALSGGVFQNSILLSGLIKGLKQRGFQVITHSLVPANDGGISLGQAMIAAAACKG
- a CDS encoding bifunctional diguanylate cyclase/phosphodiesterase; the protein is MKKEDSTTLKSWIELNKLVKEKKNLEELLYDRVTGLPTIPLLLKDIEKILQSNNKVGLLCIDVVKYSRIEEIYGFKIFDKVMAMVADILNSLIGGALRGADVISQLMISGNTFAILLSPPRKQSELREEDLLKIKKRINSKITDAIRDSLDYALFKKFGCYVGSAILNYDKEIRFERQIYTVLEEALQDSASEKDKDAKKRLDALKKVIKEEEVHTLFHPIVRLPDYKIIGYEALSRGTGQGEFERPDKLFKMAYKSDLIIELDRLCRKKALAAACDIAPGRMLFLNVEPSSVNDPDLRQIAASTLLLDSKLTPDQIVLEITERSAIIDFSAFRSVLEYFRALGFKIAIDDAGAGYATLQSIIELKPDFLKIDMSLIRGIDTDNVKQQLVKALNRFGHETGVGVIAEGIETKAELRTLLDMGIALGQGFVFAYPSEPFPKIRKDILSKLPKCRKLVKS